Proteins found in one Deltaproteobacteria bacterium genomic segment:
- the rpoC gene encoding DNA-directed RNA polymerase subunit beta', with amino-acid sequence RRVINRNNRLKRLMELSAPDIIVRNEKRMLQEAVDALFDNGRRGRVVTGQNKRPLKSLSDMIKGKGGRFRQNLLGKRVDYSGRSVIVIGPDLKLHQCGLPKRMALELFKPFIYHKLEERGYCTTIKAAKKMVEKEKSEVWDVLDEVIREHPVLLNRAPTLHRLGIQAFEPVLIEGKAIQLHPLVCTAFNADFDGDQMAVHIPLSIEAQAEARILMMSTNNILSPASGKPIIIPTQDIVLGLYYLTRERYGVKGEGRLFSSPEEVRIAYDTGVVNLQACIKVRIDGEIEETTVGRIILREIVPSEVPFDLINMVMDKKHLANLIDTCYRAAGDKKTVILADQLKNMGYWYATKAGISICIDDMKIPAEKTEVLDKAYKEVQEIQKQYNEGLITDGERYNKVIDIWARAAEEVKAAMLKGLGTETALDENGKEKKVPSFNPIFMMADSGARGSAEQIRQLAGMRGLMAKPSGEIIEAPITANFREGLTVLQYFISTHGARKGLADTALKTANSGYLTRRLVDVAQDVIIAEDDCETIDGIYMSSLMEGGEIVEPIGERILGRVALEDIVDPFSDKIIIEANDEIDEDKVKQIDDAGIEKIKIRSVLTCRSKRGICRKCYGRDLARGRIADIGEAVGVIAAQSIGEPGTQLTMRTFHIGGTASRMAAQTAIEARHDGIIKFHDFTIAANSRGDLVTMNRRGEIIIQDEHGRERERNPVTYGAKLKVKEGQKVKAGTVLAEWDPYTIPIIAETSGRIKFGDIEEGKTIKEQVDEITGLSSKVIVSHKEGDFRPRVSIKDSSGKTLKVPGRDIEARYLLPVGAIIMASEWDEIKAGDVIAKIPRETTKTKDITGGLPRVAELFEARKPKECAVISEIDGIVSFGKDTKGKRKIIITPEIGEPKEYLIPKGKHISVRDGDMVGAGEPLMDGSVNPHDILSVLGVQELAKYLVDEVQEVYRLQGVKINDKHIEVIVRQMLRKVKIKDTGDTDLLTGEQVDRAVFEEENAKVLAKKGRPATAEPLLQGITKASLSTDSFISAASFQETTRVLTEASISGRIDYLRGLKENVIMGRLIPAGTGFHKYKNVDIVSEVPQEQEIAEKQ; translated from the coding sequence GAAGGTCTGTTATTGTTATTGGCCCTGATTTAAAACTTCATCAATGCGGACTGCCGAAGAGAATGGCACTGGAACTCTTTAAGCCGTTCATTTACCACAAACTTGAGGAAAGAGGTTATTGCACAACCATAAAGGCTGCAAAAAAGATGGTAGAGAAAGAAAAGTCTGAAGTATGGGATGTGCTTGACGAAGTTATAAGGGAGCATCCTGTACTCTTAAACAGGGCACCCACCCTGCATCGTCTTGGCATTCAGGCATTTGAGCCTGTTCTTATAGAAGGCAAGGCAATACAACTTCATCCCCTTGTATGTACTGCATTCAATGCAGACTTTGACGGTGACCAGATGGCTGTCCATATTCCATTGTCTATTGAGGCACAGGCAGAGGCAAGGATCCTTATGATGTCAACAAACAATATCCTTTCCCCTGCCTCTGGTAAGCCCATAATTATCCCAACGCAGGATATTGTTCTTGGACTCTACTACCTTACAAGGGAAAGATATGGTGTAAAGGGGGAGGGAAGGCTGTTCTCCTCTCCAGAAGAAGTGAGGATAGCATACGATACAGGTGTGGTTAATCTGCAGGCATGCATAAAGGTCAGGATAGATGGAGAGATTGAAGAAACTACAGTTGGAAGGATTATACTCAGGGAAATCGTCCCTTCTGAAGTCCCATTTGATTTAATAAACATGGTAATGGATAAGAAGCATCTGGCAAACCTGATTGATACCTGCTACAGGGCTGCAGGTGATAAAAAGACTGTTATACTTGCTGACCAACTTAAGAATATGGGGTACTGGTACGCAACAAAGGCAGGCATATCAATATGTATTGATGATATGAAGATACCTGCAGAAAAGACCGAAGTGCTTGACAAGGCGTATAAAGAGGTTCAGGAGATTCAAAAGCAGTATAACGAAGGGCTGATAACAGATGGTGAGAGGTATAATAAGGTTATAGATATATGGGCCAGGGCAGCTGAAGAGGTTAAGGCAGCGATGCTTAAGGGACTTGGAACAGAAACAGCTCTTGATGAAAATGGCAAAGAGAAAAAGGTTCCGAGTTTTAATCCAATATTTATGATGGCAGATTCAGGGGCAAGGGGTTCTGCTGAACAGATAAGACAGCTGGCTGGCATGAGGGGTCTTATGGCAAAACCATCAGGTGAGATTATAGAGGCGCCAATTACAGCCAATTTCAGAGAAGGGTTGACAGTTCTGCAGTACTTTATCTCTACACATGGTGCGAGGAAAGGTCTTGCTGATACCGCGCTCAAGACAGCAAATTCAGGTTATCTTACCAGAAGGCTCGTTGATGTTGCGCAGGATGTTATAATTGCAGAAGATGATTGCGAAACCATAGACGGCATCTATATGTCATCCCTTATGGAGGGCGGTGAGATTGTAGAGCCTATTGGAGAGAGGATTCTCGGCAGGGTTGCCCTTGAAGATATAGTTGACCCATTCAGCGATAAAATCATTATTGAAGCAAATGATGAGATAGATGAGGATAAGGTAAAACAGATAGATGATGCAGGTATTGAAAAGATAAAGATAAGGTCAGTTCTGACATGCAGGTCCAAGAGAGGTATATGCAGAAAATGTTATGGGAGGGACCTTGCCAGAGGCAGAATCGCTGATATCGGTGAGGCAGTAGGAGTCATTGCAGCACAGTCTATAGGTGAACCAGGGACCCAGTTGACCATGAGGACATTTCATATCGGTGGTACAGCAAGCAGGATGGCAGCACAGACTGCCATAGAGGCAAGGCACGACGGTATTATAAAATTTCATGACTTTACTATTGCTGCTAACTCAAGAGGCGATCTTGTTACAATGAACAGACGCGGCGAGATTATTATACAGGATGAACATGGAAGAGAACGGGAGAGAAACCCGGTTACATATGGTGCCAAACTCAAGGTTAAAGAAGGGCAGAAGGTAAAGGCAGGCACAGTCCTTGCAGAATGGGACCCATATACTATACCAATAATTGCAGAGACATCAGGAAGAATCAAGTTCGGTGATATAGAAGAAGGCAAGACTATAAAAGAACAGGTTGATGAGATTACAGGACTTTCCAGTAAGGTCATAGTCAGTCATAAGGAAGGCGATTTTAGACCAAGGGTTTCCATAAAGGATTCAAGCGGTAAGACATTGAAGGTGCCCGGCAGGGATATAGAGGCAAGGTATCTGTTGCCTGTAGGTGCAATTATTATGGCTTCGGAATGGGACGAGATTAAGGCAGGTGATGTTATAGCGAAGATTCCGAGAGAGACAACAAAGACAAAGGATATTACAGGAGGTCTGCCAAGGGTTGCAGAACTCTTTGAGGCAAGGAAACCTAAGGAATGTGCTGTGATAAGCGAGATTGATGGTATAGTGTCATTTGGAAAAGACACTAAGGGGAAAAGGAAGATAATTATTACACCAGAGATTGGAGAACCCAAAGAATATCTTATTCCAAAAGGCAAACATATAAGTGTACGCGATGGTGATATGGTTGGGGCAGGGGAACCATTGATGGACGGTTCTGTAAATCCGCATGATATATTGAGTGTTCTTGGTGTTCAGGAACTGGCAAAGTATCTGGTGGATGAGGTTCAGGAGGTTTATAGATTGCAGGGGGTTAAAATCAATGACAAACATATTGAGGTCATAGTGAGGCAGATGCTTAGAAAGGTAAAGATTAAGGATACAGGAGATACGGACCTTCTTACAGGTGAACAGGTTGACAGGGCTGTATTTGAAGAAGAGAATGCAAAGGTTCTTGCAAAGAAGGGTAGACCTGCAACAGCAGAACCGCTTTTGCAGGGTATAACAAAGGCATCGCTTTCAACGGATAGTTTTATCTCCGCTGCATCGTTTCAGGAGACCACAAGGGTCCTGACAGAGGCAAGTATATCTGGCAGGATAGATTATTTGAGGGGGCTTAAGGAAAATGTCATTATGGGGAGGCTTATACCTGCTGGCACAGGTTTTCATAAGTATAAAAATGTAGATATAGTATCTGAAGTGCCGCAGGAGCAGGAAATTGCAGAAAAACAGTAA
- a CDS encoding 30S ribosomal protein S12 has translation MPTVNQLVRKGRQKVRCKTSSPALKECPQKRGVCTRVYTTTPKKPNSALRKVARVRLTNGMEVTSYIPGIGHNLQEHSVVLIRGGRVKDLPGVRYHIVRGTLDSVGVQNRKQSRSKYGAKKPK, from the coding sequence ATGCCAACAGTAAATCAACTTGTAAGAAAGGGTAGACAAAAGGTAAGGTGTAAAACCTCGTCTCCTGCACTTAAGGAATGTCCGCAGAAGAGAGGGGTTTGCACAAGGGTTTATACTACTACCCCTAAGAAGCCAAACTCTGCACTCAGAAAGGTTGCGAGGGTAAGACTCACAAATGGTATGGAAGTTACTTCGTATATACCGGGCATAGGGCATAACCTTCAGGAACATTCTGTTGTTCTTATACGCGGTGGAAGGGTTAAGGACCTGCCTGGTGTAAGGTATCACATAGTAAGGGGAACCCTTGACTCAGTTGGTGTGCAGAACAGGAAGCAGAGTCGTTCAAAATACGGCGCAAAGAAACCTAAGTAA
- the rpsG gene encoding 30S ribosomal protein S7 — MSRKGKTPKRDILPDPKYNDKLITRFVNGIMKEGKKSLAESILYKSLDRIKEKTKDDPIKILKKAIDNVKPSVEVRSRRVGGATYQVPVEVRSDRKLALAIRWLTAYADTRSEKSMVEKLAGELMDAYNNKGSAVKKREDVHKMAEANKAFAHYRW, encoded by the coding sequence ATGTCAAGAAAAGGGAAAACCCCTAAAAGAGATATACTGCCAGATCCTAAATACAATGATAAACTTATTACCAGATTTGTTAATGGTATAATGAAAGAGGGCAAGAAAAGCCTTGCTGAATCTATACTATATAAATCTCTGGACAGGATAAAGGAAAAGACAAAGGATGATCCAATAAAAATTCTTAAGAAGGCAATTGATAATGTTAAGCCGTCTGTTGAGGTAAGGTCAAGAAGGGTTGGAGGTGCTACATATCAGGTGCCTGTGGAAGTTAGAAGTGATAGAAAACTGGCACTTGCCATAAGATGGTTGACAGCATATGCCGATACGAGAAGTGAAAAGTCAATGGTTGAAAAATTGGCAGGCGAACTAATGGATGCATATAATAATAAGGGCAGTGCGGTTAAAAAGAGAGAGGATGTGCATAAGATGGCAGAGGCAAATAAGGCATTTGCCCATTACAGGTGGTAA